One window of Schistocerca cancellata isolate TAMUIC-IGC-003103 chromosome 9, iqSchCanc2.1, whole genome shotgun sequence genomic DNA carries:
- the LOC126101472 gene encoding prisilkin-39-like, whose amino-acid sequence MSRVLSLVCLLAVASLALLIGCEASYPLVVAHGHGYYPYKSPGHGYYGGYPYKYDNHGYDYKGYPGYGYHGYGAPYGYPAYGYGHGHAHW is encoded by the exons GTATGTCTTCTAGCGGTGGCCAGTTTGGCTCTACTGATTGGCTGTGAGGCCTCCTACCCTCTGGTCGTAGCACATGGGCACGGTTACTACCCCTACAAGTCCCCCGGACATGGATACTACGGCG GATACCCATACAAATACGACAACCATGGGTACGACTACAAAGGCTACCCTGGATATGGCTACCACGGTTATGGTGCTCCCTACGGCTACCCTGCCTATGGGTATGGCCACGGACACGCCCACTGGTGA